In Geminocystis sp. NIES-3708, a single window of DNA contains:
- a CDS encoding sodium:proton antiporter, with translation MDGSFALTIQIVITVVAGISAQVLGEYLKIPSIVFLLIFGIALGRDGLEILHPELLGTGLEVLVALAVAIILFEGGLNLELKELGRVSGSIRNLVTIGTLITFLGGGMAAHWLGEFPWQIAFLYASLVVVTGPTVVGPLLKQVTVDRRVATLLEGEGVLIDPVGAILAVVVLDTILNKSPDSVEIISGLLFRLGVGAILGGVSGWLLGTFQKKANFVADDLKNLVVLAGVWGTFGLSQTIISESGLMATVTAGIVLRAFSIPEERLLLRFKGQLTVLGVSVLFILLAADLSIASIFALGWGSVLTVLVLMLIVRPLNILICTWGNGMNWRQKFFLSWIAPRGIVSASVASLFSILLTQNGVNGGDSIKGLVFLTIMMTVFIQGLSAGAVANLLKITSDQATGAMIIGCNPLGRLIAGLFIYAGESVVLIDTDKDACEKARKDNLPVIESSALDHQVLEEAGIESFGTLITLTNNGDVNLMIAQRASEEFTLRKILAVFPNNDDNNIKTNKQKINQAFMSQFSMKTWNQYLIDGQFKLGKTTIKANAIDLQQIHLQTMISTGELLPLLIKREGKLLILVAGEEWKIDDEIIYLLHDSRPDLLKRLSGNIQSSRFSLDKLKEVEEIPIYSLDKLSTLEITN, from the coding sequence ATGGATGGATCATTTGCGCTTACCATACAGATTGTTATAACAGTTGTAGCAGGAATTAGCGCTCAAGTATTAGGAGAATATTTAAAAATACCGAGTATTGTCTTTCTACTCATCTTTGGCATTGCTTTAGGTAGAGACGGGTTAGAAATATTACATCCAGAATTATTAGGTACAGGATTAGAAGTTTTAGTGGCGTTAGCCGTCGCCATCATCCTCTTTGAAGGAGGATTAAATCTTGAATTAAAAGAATTAGGAAGAGTATCAGGAAGTATCCGTAATTTAGTTACTATAGGCACTTTAATAACATTTTTAGGTGGAGGAATGGCTGCCCATTGGTTAGGAGAATTTCCTTGGCAAATTGCTTTTTTATATGCTTCTTTAGTCGTAGTAACAGGACCGACAGTTGTTGGACCACTTTTGAAACAGGTAACGGTAGATAGAAGAGTGGCAACTTTACTTGAAGGAGAAGGGGTATTAATCGATCCTGTAGGAGCTATTTTAGCGGTAGTAGTACTAGATACGATCCTTAATAAATCTCCTGATTCGGTGGAAATTATTTCAGGCTTATTATTCCGTTTAGGTGTTGGTGCGATTCTTGGTGGTGTTAGTGGATGGTTATTAGGCACATTTCAGAAAAAAGCAAATTTTGTTGCTGATGATTTAAAAAATTTAGTGGTATTAGCAGGAGTGTGGGGAACATTTGGACTATCTCAAACCATTATCAGCGAATCAGGATTAATGGCAACAGTAACAGCAGGTATTGTTTTAAGGGCATTTAGTATTCCTGAAGAAAGATTATTATTACGTTTCAAAGGACAATTAACTGTTTTAGGGGTATCCGTTTTATTTATTTTATTAGCGGCGGATTTGTCTATTGCCAGTATTTTTGCCCTTGGTTGGGGTAGTGTATTAACGGTGTTAGTTTTAATGTTAATAGTTCGTCCTTTAAACATTTTAATCTGTACGTGGGGAAATGGGATGAATTGGCGACAAAAGTTTTTTTTATCATGGATTGCACCTCGTGGTATCGTCTCAGCTTCCGTTGCTTCTTTATTCTCGATTTTACTCACTCAAAATGGTGTTAATGGTGGCGACTCTATCAAAGGATTGGTATTTTTAACCATTATGATGACGGTTTTTATTCAAGGTTTAAGTGCTGGTGCGGTAGCTAATTTACTTAAAATAACATCAGATCAAGCTACAGGAGCGATGATTATCGGTTGTAATCCTTTAGGGCGTTTAATTGCAGGTTTATTTATTTATGCGGGAGAATCCGTTGTTTTAATTGATACAGATAAAGATGCTTGTGAAAAAGCGAGAAAAGACAACTTGCCAGTAATTGAAAGTAGTGCATTAGATCATCAAGTATTAGAAGAAGCAGGAATAGAATCTTTTGGCACTTTAATAACTCTTACCAATAATGGTGATGTTAATTTAATGATCGCACAAAGGGCATCTGAAGAATTTACATTACGAAAAATTTTAGCCGTATTTCCTAATAATGATGATAATAATATCAAAACGAATAAACAAAAAATTAATCAAGCTTTTATGTCTCAATTTTCCATGAAAACATGGAATCAATATCTAATTGATGGACAGTTTAAGTTAGGTAAAACAACAATTAAAGCTAATGCGATTGATTTACAACAAATTCATTTACAAACCATGATTAGCACTGGAGAATTACTACCTTTATTAATAAAAAGAGAAGGTAAATTACTTATCTTAGTTGCAGGAGAAGAATGGAAAATAGACGATGAAATTATCTATTTATTACATGATTCTCGCCCTGATTTATTAAAACGTTTATCTGGTAATATACAATCTTCTCGCTTTAGTTTAGATAAGTTAAAAGAAGTAGAAGAAATACCAATTTATAGTTTAGATAAATTATCTACTTTAGAAATAACTAATTAA
- a CDS encoding glycosyltransferase family 39 protein, producing MNRHIFTSKIPRYRVKSEEYWEEFFVFFGLFCVAIILYTFHLGNLPLRDWDEGTFAQVAKEIYQSSFMDLHWLFPTIWDEPYLNKPPLIHSLTALVYSFFGVSELTTRIVGASLTALSVPLLYSLARELFLPRNYALFSALVYLTTMPVVRHGRLAMLDGAVLCFQMLLMLSILKSRRDLRWSLPTGLSFALICLSKGWMIGILFVAIAFLFLAWDTPRLISSVYLWLGLLLGSVPVIAWQLAQYKYYGENFINTSIKDQSVDRIFTAVEGHQGPIWYYFLELLKYPHPWLFIAVYGIAIAYKNQNWSWAKFILVWSSIYLVIISIMGTKLPWYIMPIYPALSIAAGVALAQIKSLPSFMAYPPTWKIFFGFLSVVITGGFFYFLLTQPNNQNLLTVLGLLLITFTTTTILLNKKEPQFISVLFWGMYVSLMMFFSSNYWLWELNEAYKVKPVAAVVKEMVKPKETVYISFDYERPSMNFYSEHRVIPASLEEMKNLLKSPSSLLVNTETLSELNLVTYGNNYCYISFSEDQLSTEKQSSKNCFQKIIIPESKFTLLTPTK from the coding sequence ATGAATCGTCATATTTTTACTTCTAAAATCCCTCGCTATCGAGTAAAATCAGAAGAATACTGGGAAGAATTTTTTGTTTTTTTTGGTCTTTTTTGTGTTGCTATAATTTTATATACATTTCATTTAGGTAATTTACCCTTAAGAGATTGGGATGAAGGTACTTTTGCTCAAGTAGCGAAGGAAATTTATCAATCTTCTTTCATGGATTTACACTGGCTTTTTCCTACAATTTGGGATGAGCCGTATCTCAATAAACCGCCTTTAATTCATAGTTTAACGGCTTTAGTTTATAGTTTTTTTGGAGTCAGTGAACTGACAACTCGTATTGTCGGTGCTTCTTTAACGGCTTTATCTGTGCCTTTACTTTATTCCTTAGCGAGAGAATTATTTTTACCTCGTAATTATGCTTTATTTTCAGCTTTAGTTTATCTTACCACTATGCCTGTAGTCCGTCATGGACGATTAGCCATGCTTGATGGTGCAGTGTTATGTTTTCAAATGTTATTGATGTTATCTATTTTAAAATCAAGACGAGATTTACGATGGAGTTTACCCACAGGACTTAGTTTTGCCTTAATCTGTCTGAGTAAAGGTTGGATGATAGGCATTTTATTTGTTGCCATTGCCTTTTTATTTCTTGCTTGGGATACTCCTCGATTAATTTCTTCAGTTTATTTATGGTTAGGATTACTTTTAGGTAGTGTTCCTGTTATTGCTTGGCAATTGGCACAATATAAATATTATGGTGAAAATTTTATCAATACTTCTATTAAAGATCAGTCTGTAGATCGCATTTTTACTGCCGTAGAAGGACATCAAGGACCAATTTGGTATTATTTTTTAGAATTACTGAAATATCCTCATCCTTGGCTTTTTATTGCTGTTTATGGCATTGCGATCGCCTATAAAAATCAGAATTGGAGTTGGGCAAAATTCATTTTAGTTTGGAGTAGTATTTATCTTGTCATAATATCGATTATGGGAACAAAATTACCTTGGTATATCATGCCGATATATCCAGCTTTATCCATTGCCGCAGGAGTAGCATTAGCACAAATTAAATCTCTCCCTTCTTTTATGGCTTATCCTCCAACATGGAAAATATTTTTTGGTTTTCTTAGTGTAGTCATTACAGGAGGATTTTTCTATTTTCTTTTAACTCAGCCCAATAATCAAAATCTTTTAACGGTTTTAGGACTATTATTAATTACATTTACCACGACGACAATTCTTTTGAATAAGAAAGAACCACAATTTATTTCTGTGTTATTTTGGGGAATGTACGTATCTTTAATGATGTTTTTTAGTTCCAATTATTGGTTATGGGAATTAAATGAAGCTTATAAAGTCAAACCCGTTGCCGCAGTGGTTAAAGAAATGGTAAAACCGAAAGAAACTGTTTATATTTCTTTTGACTACGAACGTCCTTCCATGAACTTTTATAGTGAACATCGAGTCATACCTGCTAGTTTAGAAGAGATGAAAAATTTGCTCAAATCACCATCTTCTTTATTAGTCAATACGGAAACTTTATCTGAGCTTAATTTAGTTACTTATGGAAATAACTATTGCTATATTTCATTTTCCGAAGATCAATTATCCACTGAAAAACAAAGTTCAAAAAATTGCTTTCAGAAAATAATAATACCAGAATCTAAATTTACTTTATTAACACCAACGAAATGA
- the proC gene encoding pyrroline-5-carboxylate reductase, with protein MSFKIGVIGGGVMAEAIISRLIQEKIYSSSEIIISEPSITRRQFWQEKYSVTITEKNQEILDNADIIILAIKPQIFSTVISDLTFNFQTKNPLILSILAGVSLDKLAQGFPQFPLVRVMPNTPAIVGEGMTAISPNNLVSEKQLTTTLSIFNAIGSVIEIPEYLMDAVTGLSGSGPAFVALMIEALADGGVAAGLPRIIALQLATQTVLGTAQLVKQQNLHPALLKDQVTSPGGTTIAGVAQLEKNGFRNAVISAVTAAYQRSQQLGNS; from the coding sequence GTGTCATTTAAAATAGGTGTTATTGGCGGTGGAGTAATGGCAGAAGCGATTATTTCTCGCCTAATTCAAGAAAAAATATATAGTTCGTCAGAGATTATCATCAGTGAGCCTTCGATTACACGTCGTCAGTTTTGGCAGGAAAAATATTCAGTTACTATTACAGAAAAAAATCAAGAAATTTTAGACAATGCCGACATAATTATTTTGGCGATTAAACCTCAAATTTTCTCCACAGTAATCTCAGATTTAACTTTCAATTTTCAGACAAAAAATCCTTTAATTCTCTCAATTTTAGCGGGAGTTTCTTTGGACAAATTAGCCCAAGGATTTCCTCAATTTCCCCTTGTAAGAGTTATGCCCAATACTCCAGCTATTGTCGGGGAAGGAATGACTGCTATTAGTCCAAATAACCTTGTTTCTGAAAAGCAATTGACCACTACCCTGTCTATTTTTAACGCTATTGGATCTGTGATTGAAATACCAGAATATTTAATGGATGCCGTAACTGGTTTATCTGGCTCTGGTCCTGCTTTTGTAGCATTAATGATTGAGGCTTTAGCTGATGGGGGTGTGGCGGCGGGTTTACCTCGCATAATTGCCTTACAATTAGCAACACAAACGGTTTTAGGCACTGCCCAATTAGTGAAACAACAAAATTTACACCCTGCTTTATTGAAAGATCAAGTTACAAGTCCAGGAGGCACGACTATAGCTGGAGTGGCACAATTAGAAAAAAATGGTTTCCGTAATGCTGTTATTTCTGCAGTAACTGCTGCTTATCAAAGATCTCAACAGTTAGGAAATAGTTAA
- a CDS encoding sirohydrochlorin chelatase — MIAYMLVVHGSRNSAYRQQLDQLQQLIIEKLHSQGFTAPIVTAYLELGDQPLSKKIVNFAQKYAKKGYTTLKILPLFLLSGTHVLKDIPEEVEISRPFSPLKIELMIHLGQSENLITLLDNKYQQQPTNHRILLSHGTKIAQGNQESQQIAKKLKAESAYWSISPNLATIVNQLPNSCSNSIGILPYFLFTGRIIDTIYDEIKLLQKTTDTKLNFIFPLGATPELTEVIVQLIKTSNV, encoded by the coding sequence ATGATAGCCTATATGTTAGTAGTCCATGGTAGTCGCAATTCTGCTTATCGTCAACAATTAGATCAATTACAACAATTAATTATTGAAAAATTGCATAGTCAAGGATTTACAGCACCTATCGTTACAGCTTATTTGGAATTGGGAGATCAACCTTTATCAAAAAAAATTGTTAATTTTGCACAAAAATACGCTAAAAAAGGTTATACAACTCTCAAAATATTGCCTTTATTCTTATTATCTGGTACTCACGTTTTAAAAGACATCCCCGAAGAGGTGGAAATATCTCGTCCTTTTTCACCCCTTAAAATAGAATTGATGATTCATTTAGGGCAAAGTGAAAATTTAATCACATTACTAGACAATAAATATCAACAACAACCCACCAATCACCGCATTTTATTAAGTCATGGTACAAAAATTGCTCAAGGTAATCAAGAATCTCAACAAATAGCTAAAAAATTAAAGGCAGAATCCGCTTATTGGTCAATTTCACCTAATCTTGCGACTATAGTTAATCAACTACCGAACTCTTGTTCAAATAGTATTGGGATTCTTCCTTATTTCTTGTTTACAGGTAGAATTATAGATACAATTTACGATGAAATAAAATTACTACAAAAAACTACCGACACGAAGTTAAATTTCATCTTTCCACTGGGTGCAACACCAGAACTAACAGAAGTAATAGTTCAATTAATTAAAACTTCTAATGTTTAA
- a CDS encoding nucleoside monophosphate kinase — MVRFIMLGGPGSGKGTQALKISKDLNLTIIATGDILRQGITQDNGLGIKAKEYVEKGELVPDSIMIEFMKKRLLQEDVTKGWVLEGYPRTAFQAEELDFLLEDLVQKINYAIYLDVSEETMIKRSLSRKNIDDKLETIQKRIQLFKQRTTPILEYYQGKHKLITIAAEGTIEEVEQAIFKETKVIN, encoded by the coding sequence ATGGTTAGATTTATTATGTTAGGCGGTCCTGGTTCAGGAAAAGGTACTCAAGCTTTAAAAATTAGTAAAGATCTTAATTTAACAATTATTGCCACAGGAGATATTTTACGTCAAGGAATTACTCAAGATAATGGATTAGGAATAAAGGCTAAAGAATATGTTGAGAAAGGAGAATTAGTACCTGATTCTATCATGATAGAATTTATGAAAAAACGTCTTTTACAAGAAGATGTTACTAAAGGTTGGGTTTTAGAAGGTTATCCTCGTACAGCATTTCAAGCGGAAGAATTAGACTTTTTATTAGAAGATTTAGTCCAAAAAATTAACTATGCTATCTATTTAGATGTTAGTGAAGAAACTATGATTAAACGTTCTTTATCTAGGAAAAACATCGATGATAAATTAGAAACCATACAAAAAAGAATTCAATTATTTAAACAACGCACAACTCCCATTTTAGAATATTATCAAGGAAAACATAAATTAATTACCATAGCGGCAGAAGGTACTATTGAGGAAGTGGAACAGGCTATATTTAAAGAGACAAAAGTCATAAACTAG
- the ureG gene encoding urease accessory protein UreG: MSSFRVGIAGPVGSGKTALLDALCKTMRENYSLGAVTNDIYTQEDAQFLAKSQALPLDRIRGVETGGCPHTAIREDASINIEAIEELESLFSDLQLVFVESGGDNLAATFSPELVDLTIYVIDVAAGDKIPRKGGPGITKSDLLVINKIDLAPYVGASLEVMTKDTNKMRGDKPFVFTNLKTGEGLSQVVDFIKFHCP; encoded by the coding sequence ATGAGTAGTTTTCGTGTGGGCATAGCTGGTCCTGTAGGCTCAGGAAAGACAGCATTATTAGATGCTTTATGTAAAACGATGAGAGAAAATTATTCTTTAGGGGCAGTAACTAATGATATTTACACCCAAGAAGACGCACAATTTTTAGCAAAATCTCAAGCATTACCATTAGATAGAATTAGAGGAGTAGAAACAGGAGGATGTCCTCACACTGCCATAAGAGAAGATGCTTCTATTAATATTGAAGCTATTGAGGAATTAGAGTCTTTATTCAGTGACTTACAATTAGTATTTGTGGAAAGTGGTGGAGACAATTTGGCAGCAACTTTCAGCCCCGAATTAGTTGATTTAACTATTTATGTTATAGATGTAGCTGCTGGGGATAAAATACCCCGTAAAGGTGGTCCTGGTATTACTAAATCAGACTTGTTGGTCATTAATAAAATTGATTTAGCACCCTATGTGGGAGCGAGTTTAGAAGTAATGACAAAAGATACAAATAAAATGCGTGGTGATAAACCTTTTGTCTTTACTAATCTTAAAACTGGAGAGGGTCTAAGTCAAGTTGTTGATTTTATTAAGTTTCATTGTCCTTAG
- the fabG gene encoding 3-oxoacyl-[acyl-carrier-protein] reductase, producing the protein MELLPSNLQRLKDQVAIVTGASRGIGKATAITLASEGAKVVVNYASNSQAADNVVNEIISAGGEAIAISADVSQQEAVEEMFKQTTSKWGRIDILVNNAGITRDTLMLRMKLEDWQQVINLNLTGVFLCCKAASKIMLKQRSGRIINISSVAGQMGNPGQANYSAAKAGVIGLTKTLAKEFSSRGVTVNAVAPGFIETDMTEGLQAEEILKMIPLNRYGKPEEIAGMIRFLAADNASNYITGQVFNVDGGMVM; encoded by the coding sequence ATGGAACTTTTACCCTCTAATTTACAAAGATTAAAAGATCAAGTTGCCATCGTTACAGGTGCATCCAGAGGTATTGGCAAAGCTACAGCTATTACTCTAGCCTCTGAAGGTGCAAAGGTTGTTGTTAATTATGCAAGTAACTCTCAAGCGGCAGATAATGTTGTTAATGAAATTATAAGTGCTGGAGGAGAAGCCATCGCTATTAGTGCGGATGTATCTCAACAAGAAGCAGTAGAAGAAATGTTTAAACAAACTACTAGTAAATGGGGAAGAATTGATATTTTAGTCAATAATGCTGGAATTACTCGTGATACTTTAATGTTGCGAATGAAATTAGAAGATTGGCAACAGGTAATTAACCTTAATTTAACAGGGGTATTTTTATGTTGTAAAGCCGCTAGTAAAATTATGTTAAAGCAAAGAAGTGGAAGAATTATTAATATTTCATCAGTAGCAGGACAAATGGGTAATCCGGGACAAGCCAATTATAGTGCCGCAAAAGCTGGGGTTATTGGTTTAACGAAAACCCTCGCTAAAGAGTTTTCTAGTCGTGGTGTTACTGTTAATGCCGTTGCACCCGGATTTATCGAAACTGATATGACAGAAGGTTTACAAGCGGAAGAAATCTTAAAAATGATCCCCCTTAATCGTTATGGTAAGCCAGAAGAAATTGCAGGAATGATTCGCTTTTTAGCTGCAGATAACGCCTCTAATTATATTACAGGACAAGTTTTTAACGTTGATGGTGGCATGGTAATGTAA
- the petE gene encoding plastocyanin, protein MSKKLGVFLSSLLLAVTMMFSAINPALADTVEVKMGADNGALGFQPAKVTINAGDTVKWVNNKLAPHNVVFDSSVKNADKLSHKGLAFSAGESFDITFTEPGEYPYYCEPHRGAGMNGVITVQ, encoded by the coding sequence ATGAGTAAAAAATTAGGTGTATTCTTATCATCTCTATTGTTAGCAGTTACAATGATGTTTTCAGCAATTAACCCTGCACTAGCTGATACTGTGGAAGTAAAAATGGGTGCTGATAATGGAGCTTTAGGATTTCAACCTGCGAAAGTAACAATTAATGCTGGTGATACCGTAAAATGGGTAAATAATAAATTGGCTCCTCATAATGTAGTATTTGATAGTTCTGTCAAGAATGCTGACAAACTAAGCCATAAAGGTTTAGCATTTTCTGCTGGTGAATCTTTTGATATTACTTTTACCGAACCAGGGGAATATCCTTATTACTGTGAGCCTCATCGTGGTGCAGGAATGAATGGAGTAATTACAGTACAATAA
- a CDS encoding DUF3365 domain-containing protein, with protein MNIKNLGTSKFYDNLKLGQKLTIILILIFLIGSVLSGIALSYLLNQNTQREITSQALILMDTMISVRDYTSKQIKPELASRLKEEFLPQTVPSYSATEVFENFRSNKDYQQFFYKEAALNPTNPRDQADDFETQIIEKFRSGNVAKAIEGFRNNNNEDIFYIARPLKITQSSCLECHSTPQAAPVSMINLYGSKGGFGWQLDEVIGSQIIFVPASKVIESARKSFILNMSVVIGVFAIVILVINYWLRKTVVRPVVKMTKVAEMVSQGDLTVDFQKTSHDEIGALADSFSRMKTSFMLAMKKLNQMRDKNKGSN; from the coding sequence ATGAATATTAAAAATCTTGGCACTTCTAAATTTTATGACAATTTGAAACTGGGACAAAAATTAACTATCATTTTAATTCTTATTTTTCTTATCGGTAGTGTTTTAAGTGGTATAGCTTTATCTTATCTTTTGAATCAAAATACCCAAAGAGAAATTACTTCCCAAGCTTTAATTCTAATGGATACCATGATCTCAGTGCGAGACTATACCAGTAAGCAGATTAAACCAGAATTAGCCTCCCGTTTAAAAGAAGAATTTTTACCCCAAACAGTTCCATCTTATTCAGCCACAGAAGTATTTGAGAATTTTCGTAGCAACAAAGACTATCAACAATTTTTTTATAAAGAAGCTGCCCTTAATCCCACTAATCCAAGAGATCAAGCCGATGATTTTGAGACACAAATTATCGAAAAATTCCGCTCTGGTAATGTAGCCAAAGCCATAGAAGGATTTAGAAATAATAATAACGAAGATATTTTTTATATTGCTCGTCCCTTAAAAATAACACAAAGTAGTTGTTTAGAATGTCATTCTACCCCCCAAGCCGCTCCTGTTAGTATGATCAATCTTTATGGCTCAAAAGGAGGATTTGGTTGGCAATTAGATGAAGTAATTGGGAGTCAAATTATATTTGTCCCCGCTAGTAAAGTCATCGAAAGTGCTCGTAAATCATTTATTCTCAATATGTCTGTAGTTATAGGTGTTTTTGCAATTGTTATTCTTGTCATTAATTATTGGTTAAGAAAAACCGTAGTACGTCCAGTTGTGAAAATGACTAAAGTAGCTGAAATGGTATCTCAAGGTGATTTAACCGTTGATTTTCAAAAAACATCCCATGATGAAATTGGTGCATTAGCCGATTCTTTTTCTCGCATGAAAACCAGTTTTATGTTAGCGATGAAAAAATTAAATCAGATGAGAGACAAAAATAAAGGCTCAAATTAG
- a CDS encoding cell division protein SepF, which produces MSNFLGKLKDIIGGGQQDYQYYEDEIESLATQNSLEEEKIVEPVMESQPETPVQSSTPSRRRHRDKSALKMELPSSSYLDMDGSSIGSSLPNNVIGMPGVNNIVNEVVVIEPHSFDEIPQVIQTLKEQRCVVLNLNIMEPDEAQRAVDFVAGGTYAIDGHQERIGESIFLFTPRSVKVSTVSGNSYQVREPMVSSSTLGSSFSESLWEGDSTSLSDPIAQ; this is translated from the coding sequence GTGAGTAATTTTTTAGGTAAATTAAAAGATATTATTGGTGGAGGTCAACAGGATTACCAATATTACGAGGATGAAATTGAGAGTTTAGCAACTCAAAATTCATTGGAAGAAGAAAAAATTGTTGAACCAGTTATGGAATCACAACCTGAAACCCCTGTACAATCTTCTACTCCTTCTCGTCGTCGTCATCGTGATAAATCCGCCCTTAAAATGGAGTTACCTTCATCATCTTATCTTGATATGGACGGTAGTAGTATCGGAAGCAGCTTACCAAATAACGTTATCGGAATGCCAGGAGTTAATAACATTGTGAATGAAGTAGTAGTAATCGAGCCCCACTCTTTTGATGAAATTCCCCAGGTAATTCAAACTTTAAAAGAGCAAAGATGTGTGGTATTAAACTTAAATATAATGGAACCAGATGAAGCTCAAAGAGCCGTGGACTTTGTGGCTGGTGGTACTTACGCCATTGATGGTCATCAAGAAAGAATAGGAGAAAGTATCTTTTTATTCACTCCCAGAAGTGTTAAAGTTAGTACTGTATCTGGTAATTCTTATCAAGTTAGAGAACCCATGGTCAGCAGTAGTACTTTAGGTAGTTCTTTTTCTGAATCTCTCTGGGAAGGTGATTCCACATCATTATCTGATCCCATCGCACAGTAA
- a CDS encoding nicotinate-nucleotide adenylyltransferase, giving the protein MFVAIFGTSADPPTIAHKTILNYLGNNYDFVAVYASENPFKSHGSDLPHRSRMLELLIEDMNSTYGNIIHCPEISDRRTIYTVEKAKIKWGENIDLTIVIGTDLAQQIFTWYEAQQLWQGVKVLLIPREGYKIDNEVITNINHISLGCAIANCQTPPFSSTDYRTNHDQGVLTDKVKTYIEENSLYLDEQKST; this is encoded by the coding sequence ATGTTTGTCGCTATTTTTGGTACGAGTGCAGATCCCCCTACTATCGCCCATAAAACCATATTAAATTACTTAGGTAATAACTATGACTTCGTCGCCGTTTATGCTTCCGAGAATCCTTTTAAAAGTCATGGTAGTGATTTACCTCATCGTAGTCGAATGCTAGAGTTACTTATTGAAGATATGAATTCGACTTATGGTAATATTATTCATTGTCCCGAAATAAGCGATCGCCGAACAATATATACTGTAGAAAAAGCGAAGATAAAATGGGGAGAAAATATTGATTTAACTATTGTTATTGGCACAGATTTGGCACAACAAATTTTTACATGGTATGAAGCACAACAATTATGGCAAGGGGTAAAAGTTTTATTAATTCCCCGTGAAGGTTATAAAATTGATAATGAAGTTATTACAAATATTAATCATATTAGTTTAGGATGTGCGATCGCAAATTGTCAAACACCTCCTTTTTCCTCCACTGACTATCGTACAAATCATGATCAAGGGGTATTAACTGATAAAGTAAAAACTTATATTGAAGAAAATAGTTTATATTTGGATGAACAAAAAAGTACTTAA
- the ylqF gene encoding ribosome biogenesis GTPase YlqF yields the protein MALIQWYPGHISKAERQLKEQIKKVDVVLEVRDARIPLASHHPQVKEWIGEKPRILILNREDMITDALRDEWRTWFRSRGEIPYFTNAKDGGGVKAIQKASQSAGIAVNERRYSRGMLPRPVRAVVIGFPNVGKSALINRLLKRKIVASARKAGVTRQLQWVRISEEIELLDAPGIIPLKLENQEDALKLAICEDIGDAAYNNQEVAQAFVDLLVNLGTESVLHSRYGLDPLDMTGEEFILRLAQSKYNNDLERVARQILQDFRKGYLGAVSLEYPPNN from the coding sequence ATGGCACTGATTCAATGGTATCCGGGGCATATTAGCAAAGCGGAGAGACAATTAAAAGAACAAATAAAAAAAGTTGATGTAGTATTAGAGGTAAGAGACGCAAGAATACCTTTAGCTTCTCATCATCCTCAAGTTAAAGAATGGATTGGCGAAAAACCACGGATTTTGATTTTGAATCGAGAAGATATGATTACCGATGCTTTGCGTGATGAATGGCGTACTTGGTTTAGAAGTCGGGGAGAAATACCTTATTTTACCAATGCTAAAGATGGTGGTGGAGTAAAAGCAATACAAAAGGCTTCTCAATCGGCGGGGATTGCCGTTAATGAACGTCGTTATAGTCGAGGAATGTTACCTCGTCCTGTTCGTGCCGTGGTGATTGGTTTTCCTAATGTGGGCAAGTCAGCTTTAATTAACCGTTTACTCAAACGTAAAATAGTAGCTAGTGCTAGAAAAGCAGGAGTAACAAGACAATTGCAATGGGTACGCATTTCCGAGGAAATAGAATTATTAGATGCTCCTGGTATAATTCCATTGAAATTAGAAAATCAGGAAGATGCCTTAAAATTAGCTATTTGTGAAGACATCGGCGACGCTGCTTATAATAATCAAGAAGTGGCACAGGCTTTCGTTGATTTATTAGTCAATTTGGGTACAGAATCTGTATTACATTCTCGTTATGGTTTAGATCCTTTAGATATGACAGGGGAAGAGTTTATACTGAGATTAGCACAGTCTAAGTATAATAATGATCTTGAACGGGTTGCTCGTCAAATATTACAAGATTTTCGCAAAGGTTATTTAGGTGCTGTTTCTTTGGAATATCCTCCAAATAATTAA